A window of the Teredinibacter franksiae genome harbors these coding sequences:
- a CDS encoding sensor domain-containing protein, translated as MYDLKPSDTSFFLESVLDSLPLCVYRIAVDGSLIYVNKALQNLLGTDADQILGKTAYDLYPPAVATRYRNDDIKVMTTGKPLHILEHNIRAVGGAKHVEVHKTPLFDENGDVIGVQGVFWDISERFIAEQEQAKNELLLKTISEQSPNHVILLNELLRIVYINKTVEGMSNDDFLGANYLKFESANREQARRCLLRTLTTGEITTYQTTFTPPSGNLHYFEVICVRLSEAPLEAKLHLTATDITQRIYSEQKLRQAAAVFTFAKEAILIADAKGKISLANQAFTDITGHTPASCTGQHIRSYLSSDNPTQLLNEVASTISQTGAWQGELNIIGKRPGELVVSAAISTIRNDDSDVQSYVILLSDITRQKQHQLQLEHIAHYDALTGLPNRYLLSNRLKDEIANATLTGERLAVVYLDLDGFKSVNDHHGHSIGDQLLIKVSQRLLGTLDVHNMLARIGGDEFLIVIPHIVTHKNIDNYYRQILKAISLPIHSDVGIFELSASLGITYFPQEDSVDPDHLIRQADIAMYQAKIHGKNQIAEFDPIEDKHQRGYGKILTELRHGIDNEELRLYYQPKVNMKTGEILGAEALVRWNHRRKGLLEPEAFLGATVEDPIAIRLDHWVLRNALRQLQNWQVKKLHFAISINVSIQTLEHPDFIRIFKQLIEQSGANVQNRVTLEILESSAIADIGKVSQIINECSTLGIDFSLDDFGTGFSTLSFLKHLPASELKIDRSFVSDMLKDTDDMAIIQSILGMASAFSKRVVAEGVETEKHCRELLQLGCHVAQGFAIARPLSATDFESWCMEWQQTMPMASRFSLETSV; from the coding sequence ATGTACGACCTAAAACCATCAGACACGTCTTTTTTCCTCGAGTCAGTTTTAGATTCGCTACCACTTTGCGTGTATCGAATAGCGGTGGACGGCTCCCTTATCTACGTTAATAAAGCCCTACAAAACTTGTTGGGTACGGATGCCGATCAAATACTGGGTAAAACCGCATACGATTTGTACCCCCCCGCAGTTGCAACACGCTACCGCAATGACGATATAAAAGTCATGACCACGGGTAAACCGCTACATATCCTTGAGCACAATATTCGCGCGGTGGGCGGTGCTAAACATGTAGAGGTACACAAAACCCCTCTTTTCGACGAAAACGGCGATGTGATTGGTGTGCAGGGCGTATTTTGGGATATTAGCGAGCGCTTTATCGCCGAGCAGGAGCAGGCTAAAAACGAACTTCTTCTAAAAACAATTTCGGAGCAATCGCCCAACCACGTTATCCTACTTAACGAACTACTGCGGATTGTATACATTAACAAAACCGTAGAGGGCATGAGTAACGATGACTTTCTTGGCGCGAACTATTTAAAATTTGAATCTGCCAACCGCGAGCAAGCACGGCGCTGTCTGTTACGCACGCTCACCACCGGTGAAATCACCACTTACCAAACAACCTTCACCCCACCGAGCGGCAACCTGCATTATTTTGAAGTTATATGTGTACGCCTCTCAGAAGCACCACTTGAAGCAAAACTACATTTAACCGCCACCGATATCACCCAGCGCATATACAGCGAGCAGAAACTTCGCCAAGCTGCCGCCGTTTTTACATTTGCAAAAGAAGCTATTCTGATCGCAGACGCAAAAGGGAAAATTAGCCTAGCAAACCAAGCTTTTACCGATATTACCGGCCACACCCCAGCCAGCTGCACAGGGCAACATATTCGCTCTTACCTGTCTTCCGATAACCCCACCCAGTTGCTCAATGAGGTGGCCAGCACCATATCCCAAACCGGTGCTTGGCAAGGCGAACTGAATATCATCGGCAAAAGACCCGGAGAGCTGGTGGTATCAGCTGCCATTAGCACCATCCGAAATGATGATAGTGATGTCCAAAGCTACGTCATTTTACTTTCAGACATCACCCGTCAAAAACAACATCAATTACAGCTGGAACATATTGCCCACTACGACGCGCTCACGGGGCTACCCAATCGATACCTATTGAGTAACCGGCTAAAGGATGAAATAGCCAATGCAACGCTTACCGGTGAACGGCTCGCCGTTGTCTACCTTGACCTGGATGGTTTTAAATCGGTGAATGACCATCACGGTCACAGTATTGGCGACCAACTTCTAATCAAAGTAAGCCAACGCCTGCTTGGCACGCTGGATGTACATAATATGCTCGCGCGTATCGGCGGCGACGAATTTTTAATTGTTATTCCACACATTGTTACACATAAAAATATAGACAATTATTACCGCCAAATTCTCAAAGCTATTTCCCTACCTATACACAGCGATGTAGGCATATTTGAACTATCCGCGAGCTTGGGTATTACCTATTTTCCACAGGAGGATTCCGTAGACCCCGACCACCTAATACGCCAAGCCGACATCGCCATGTACCAGGCAAAAATTCACGGAAAAAATCAGATCGCTGAATTTGACCCTATTGAGGATAAACATCAGCGCGGCTACGGAAAAATATTAACGGAGCTTCGCCACGGAATAGACAACGAAGAGCTTCGTCTGTACTACCAACCCAAGGTAAACATGAAAACAGGGGAAATACTGGGTGCAGAAGCGCTGGTTCGCTGGAACCACCGCCGTAAAGGTTTACTCGAACCGGAGGCCTTTCTCGGTGCAACGGTAGAAGACCCCATCGCCATTCGACTAGACCACTGGGTATTGCGCAACGCACTGCGTCAACTACAAAACTGGCAGGTAAAAAAATTGCATTTTGCCATCAGCATTAATGTCAGTATACAAACCCTGGAGCACCCCGATTTCATCCGTATTTTTAAGCAGTTAATCGAGCAGTCTGGCGCTAACGTTCAAAATCGTGTCACCCTGGAAATACTCGAATCCAGCGCCATTGCCGATATAGGCAAGGTGTCACAAATAATCAACGAGTGCAGCACCCTGGGTATCGATTTCTCCCTGGACGATTTCGGTACTGGATTTTCCACCCTTAGTTTTCTAAAACACCTCCCGGCCAGCGAATTAAAAATCGACCGCTCTTTCGTTAGCGACATGCTGAAAGACACCGATGACATGGCCATTATTCAAAGTATTCTCGGTATGGCCAGCGCCTTTAGCAAGCGCGTTGTTGCCGAAGGTGTAGAAACAGAAAAGCATTGCCGGGAGCTTCTTCAACTTGGCTGTCACGTTGCGCAAGGGTTCGCCATAGCCAGGCCGCTTTCGGCAACCGACTTTGAAAGCTGGTGTATGGAGTGGCAGCAGACCATGCCAATGGCTTCCAGATTTTCGTTAGAAACATCCGTTTAA
- a CDS encoding substrate-binding domain-containing protein, whose translation MHANSCIGVVTAGSSLSFWRAVQKGALEAGAEYGYTILVRGPMEETNQGAQIDIVKSMLARGCVGIVIAPASVAVANYLNHSDMPVLVVYIDRDYGGKRMSVVKTENFCAGALAGEGMVALLRGKGRVALLRNDAEVITTNAREEGFRKGATEGGAGCFTGGLHWCHGWWCAQ comes from the coding sequence GTGCACGCCAATAGTTGTATTGGTGTTGTAACCGCAGGCTCCAGTTTGAGTTTCTGGCGAGCGGTGCAGAAGGGCGCACTGGAAGCGGGGGCTGAATATGGCTACACCATACTTGTTCGCGGCCCTATGGAAGAGACTAATCAGGGCGCACAGATAGATATCGTAAAAAGTATGTTGGCTCGTGGTTGTGTTGGAATTGTTATTGCCCCAGCGTCGGTTGCGGTTGCCAATTACTTGAATCACTCGGACATGCCGGTTCTGGTGGTCTACATCGATCGCGATTATGGTGGTAAGCGTATGAGCGTGGTTAAAACTGAAAACTTCTGCGCGGGTGCTTTAGCCGGAGAAGGCATGGTAGCGCTATTACGCGGAAAAGGCCGTGTGGCACTATTGCGTAATGATGCCGAAGTGATAACCACCAACGCTCGCGAAGAAGGCTTCCGTAAGGGGGCGACCGAGGGAGGGGCTGGATGTTTTACTGGAGGCTTACATTGGTGTCACGGTTGGTGGTGCGCGCAGTAA
- a CDS encoding alpha/beta hydrolase has protein sequence MAARAETACHTQASPANGYTIEATFNKLQKKHPGIQLPQAPTAKLNRWCNQTYKQVEGRLLAMDIFARADQAGVAPALLLVHGGGWRAGSRDLYHTLAARLAEKGYVVATASYRLAGEAKYPAAVYDIRDAVRWLRLNAEKYGLDPKRLALGGGSAGGQIASLVGLTSGHSELDQYSAHNPELGQVSAIVNIDGLSSFTVPLALKHENDPRKKPSSAEAWFGGRYEELPAIWVQASPLSYASEQSPPMLFINSSRPRFSAGQSEVIQRLKHSQVQALQGAPHSFWLFEPWLTPTVDFIDRFLRK, from the coding sequence ATGGCTGCTCGCGCGGAAACTGCGTGTCATACGCAGGCGAGCCCAGCGAACGGCTACACCATCGAAGCTACATTCAATAAGCTCCAAAAAAAACACCCCGGTATTCAATTGCCGCAGGCGCCTACCGCCAAGTTAAATCGCTGGTGCAACCAGACGTATAAACAGGTGGAGGGCAGGTTGTTGGCCATGGATATATTTGCCCGAGCAGATCAAGCTGGCGTTGCGCCAGCATTGCTGTTGGTTCACGGCGGTGGTTGGCGCGCAGGAAGCCGCGATTTGTACCACACGCTTGCGGCTCGATTAGCCGAAAAAGGTTATGTGGTGGCAACGGCGAGCTATCGCCTCGCAGGTGAAGCGAAATACCCCGCAGCGGTTTATGATATTCGTGACGCTGTGCGTTGGTTACGATTGAATGCTGAAAAATATGGCCTAGACCCTAAGCGCCTAGCGCTTGGGGGCGGGTCCGCTGGCGGGCAGATAGCCAGTTTGGTGGGGCTTACTAGCGGGCATTCAGAATTGGACCAATATAGCGCGCATAACCCCGAGCTGGGTCAGGTGTCTGCTATCGTTAATATCGACGGTTTGTCGAGTTTTACCGTACCGCTGGCACTCAAGCACGAAAACGACCCACGTAAAAAACCTTCATCGGCCGAAGCCTGGTTTGGCGGGCGTTACGAGGAACTTCCTGCAATATGGGTACAGGCATCTCCTTTGTCGTATGCCTCAGAGCAGTCCCCTCCTATGCTGTTTATAAACAGTAGCCGCCCACGCTTTTCGGCGGGTCAGAGCGAAGTAATTCAACGGCTGAAGCATAGCCAGGTTCAGGCCCTGCAAGGGGCGCCGCATTCCTTCTGGCTGTTCGAGCCATGGCTTACGCCAACCGTCGACTTTATCGACCGGTTCTTACGCAAGTAG
- a CDS encoding SPFH domain-containing protein, with protein MMTETPAQTFSGYTFLALLSLVQLTSIASVALVHGPIILKVMEVLVVMLVFACMFGFFMVAPNEARVMQLFGRYVGTEKLTGLRWANPLYMKRKVSQRVRNFESNQLKVNDLSGNPIEIAAVVVWRVIDTAEAIFEVDDYEQFVAIQTEAAIRDMATSHPYDIHEEDQIALRGNGNEIAAILKDEVQGRLGKAGVEVIEARISHLAYAPEIASAMLQRQQASAIVAARQKIVEGAVGMVESALEKLSEKSIVELDEERKAVMVSNLLVVLCGDKAAQPVVNTGTLYN; from the coding sequence ATGATGACCGAAACTCCCGCACAAACCTTCTCCGGGTATACCTTCCTGGCCCTGCTGTCCCTGGTACAACTGACCAGTATCGCCAGTGTGGCGCTAGTTCATGGGCCCATTATTCTCAAGGTGATGGAAGTATTAGTAGTAATGCTCGTGTTTGCCTGTATGTTTGGCTTTTTTATGGTGGCGCCTAACGAAGCCCGCGTAATGCAGTTATTTGGTCGTTATGTGGGTACCGAAAAGCTGACCGGGCTGCGCTGGGCTAACCCTTTGTACATGAAAAGGAAAGTGTCGCAAAGGGTACGTAACTTTGAAAGCAACCAACTGAAGGTAAACGATCTTTCTGGTAACCCCATCGAAATTGCCGCCGTTGTCGTATGGCGGGTCATCGACACGGCAGAAGCCATATTCGAAGTCGATGACTACGAACAATTTGTAGCCATTCAAACTGAAGCCGCCATCCGTGACATGGCCACCAGCCACCCTTACGACATTCACGAGGAAGACCAGATTGCTTTGCGCGGCAATGGCAATGAAATAGCCGCTATCCTTAAAGACGAAGTACAGGGGCGTCTCGGTAAAGCCGGTGTAGAGGTTATTGAAGCTCGCATCAGCCATCTTGCCTACGCGCCTGAAATTGCCAGCGCTATGCTACAACGGCAACAAGCTTCCGCTATAGTTGCCGCTCGGCAAAAAATTGTAGAAGGCGCCGTAGGCATGGTGGAGTCCGCACTGGAAAAACTATCTGAGAAATCGATTGTTGAACTTGATGAGGAGCGCAAAGCCGTTATGGTCAGTAATTTACTGGTTGTACTTTGCGGAGATAAAGCCGCACAACCGGTTGTTAACACCGGCACTTTATATAACTAG
- a CDS encoding rhamnogalacturonan acetylesterase, producing MKKLVVSLMAGLAFTGCVNVNVANEEPKTVSEPSMAPVTTVFMAGDSTMSIKHPKDFPETGWGVPFATFFDDTVRIENRAKNGRSTKTFITEGRWGKIMDEVKPGDYVFIQFGHNDESIKKQERYTTPEEFKINLTQFIRETREKKASPILLSPITRRYFDGDSIKLTHSHSPVVVEVAEEQGVAFIDMDPLTRAYFEEMGDEASTLRFMHIKPNLHPNYPNGVRDNTHTNRLGAREIAQLVLVELKKMDHPLVERLRTPDPKHLKLTY from the coding sequence ATGAAGAAACTTGTTGTGTCCTTGATGGCGGGCCTTGCGTTTACCGGTTGCGTCAATGTAAATGTTGCTAACGAAGAGCCCAAAACGGTAAGCGAGCCTTCCATGGCTCCAGTAACCACCGTATTCATGGCGGGTGATTCCACCATGTCCATTAAGCATCCTAAAGATTTTCCTGAAACCGGTTGGGGCGTGCCCTTTGCCACCTTTTTTGATGACACTGTTCGCATAGAGAATCGCGCAAAAAATGGCCGCAGCACCAAAACGTTTATAACGGAAGGGCGCTGGGGGAAAATTATGGATGAAGTAAAGCCCGGCGATTACGTATTTATTCAGTTCGGTCACAATGATGAGTCAATTAAAAAACAGGAACGCTACACAACACCGGAAGAATTTAAAATTAATCTCACACAGTTTATTCGTGAAACACGAGAAAAAAAGGCCAGCCCTATTTTATTGAGCCCCATTACGCGGCGTTATTTTGACGGCGACAGCATTAAGTTGACCCACAGTCACAGCCCAGTGGTGGTCGAAGTTGCCGAAGAGCAGGGCGTTGCTTTTATCGATATGGACCCATTAACCCGTGCCTATTTTGAAGAGATGGGTGATGAGGCCTCTACTTTACGTTTTATGCACATAAAACCCAATTTGCACCCCAATTATCCCAATGGTGTTCGCGATAATACCCACACTAACCGTTTGGGCGCCCGTGAGATTGCACAATTGGTATTGGTGGAGTTGAAAAAAATGGACCACCCTCTGGTTGAGCGCTTGCGTACACCAGACCCTAAGCATCTAAAATTGACATATTAA
- a CDS encoding GGDEF domain-containing protein: MSRNIRSTEEIIVLALSGLTVLSLIPLSVIRFIQAEWEIAVLDTTAVVLVGGIFLHVYKTGKTELAGKMLATICYLVLLTTIKLGGASQLLWAYPALTAVFFLIPPRFALALSSICLLIMGGLIWTEISLLEKLKFYISTFSTLLFSYAFAEKMLQQKSQLLELVSKDPLTGTGNRRAMEEKLREIYSHKQRKADVPASVILMDLDDFKKLNDKFGHSIGDLVLVEFVQTLNKQIRATDSLYRIGGEEFLIVAETCNKNAALEFIDQLHLAIATSATLRLYGLSMSVGIAEYKDAETTSDWFGRADTAMYEAKRQGHNSTCSA; the protein is encoded by the coding sequence ATGAGTAGAAACATACGAAGCACCGAAGAAATAATTGTTTTGGCTCTAAGCGGGCTTACAGTGCTCTCACTTATACCGTTGAGCGTCATCCGTTTCATTCAAGCCGAATGGGAAATAGCCGTGCTGGATACCACCGCGGTGGTTCTGGTAGGTGGTATTTTCCTACATGTCTACAAAACCGGTAAAACTGAACTCGCCGGTAAAATGCTGGCTACCATTTGCTACTTGGTTTTATTAACAACGATAAAACTTGGGGGGGCAAGCCAGCTTCTATGGGCCTACCCCGCTTTAACGGCGGTATTTTTTCTTATCCCCCCTCGATTTGCGCTCGCACTGTCGTCGATTTGCCTGCTTATTATGGGCGGCCTTATTTGGACCGAAATCAGCTTATTAGAAAAGCTGAAATTTTACATATCAACATTTTCGACGCTCTTATTCAGTTATGCCTTTGCGGAAAAAATGTTGCAGCAAAAAAGTCAGTTACTCGAGTTGGTTAGTAAAGATCCTCTCACCGGCACTGGCAACCGACGCGCAATGGAAGAAAAACTTCGCGAAATCTATTCTCACAAGCAAAGAAAAGCCGACGTTCCGGCGTCAGTCATTCTTATGGATCTTGATGATTTCAAAAAACTCAACGATAAATTTGGCCACTCCATTGGCGATTTGGTGCTCGTCGAATTTGTTCAAACCCTTAACAAACAAATCCGAGCAACCGACAGCCTCTATCGCATTGGCGGTGAAGAGTTTTTAATTGTTGCGGAAACCTGTAATAAAAACGCAGCACTTGAATTTATTGACCAATTACACCTGGCAATTGCTACTAGCGCTACCCTGCGACTTTACGGTTTATCCATGTCTGTTGGTATTGCCGAATACAAAGACGCCGAAACCACAAGTGATTGGTTCGGCCGGGCCGATACGGCAATGTATGAGGCAAAACGTCAAGGGCATAACTCCACATGCTCGGCCTAA